The Caretta caretta isolate rCarCar2 chromosome 5, rCarCar1.hap1, whole genome shotgun sequence genome contains a region encoding:
- the TICAM2 gene encoding TIR domain-containing adapter molecule 2, whose protein sequence is MFIIMGNTKSKRNPPPLPNNTEKDTNVSAGERDFKQNHELCGLSLDIEGIATSVPEILSSDEDPEDVFYKFVILHAQNDADEASRLRHLLQNNFCIKPGIIFAEMPSGRHFLQNLNDAVNRSAWTIILLTEHFLSEAWCEFQSYASLMNALNKQHKYNSVIPLRPLNNPLPREKTPCVLQAINALEEDSPGFAKQVEKIFQESKYRQQQAMWKKERINETH, encoded by the coding sequence ATGTTTATCATAATGGGCAACACTAAGTCCAAAAGAAATCCTCCCCCTCTACCAAATAACACAGAAAAGGATACCAATGTGAGTGCAGGCGAGAGAGACTTCAAGCAAAATCATGAATTGTGTGGCCTGTCTCTTGACATAGAAGGGATCGCTACAAGTGTTCCAGAAATTCTCAGCAGTGATGAGGATCCTGAGGATGTGTTTTACAAGTTTGTGATTCTGCATGCTCAGAATGATGCAGATGAAGCCAGCCGACTCCGGCATCTGCTACAAAATAATTTTTGTATTAAACCTGGAATAATCTTTGCTGAAATGCCAAGTGGTAGACATTTCTTACAAAACTTAAATGATGCTGTGAATAGGTCAGCATGGACTATTATTCTGTTGACAGAACATTTCTTGAGTGAGGCTTGGTGTGAGTTCCAGTCTTATGCCTCCCTGATGAACGCTCTTAACAAACAGCATAAATATAACTCTGTCATACCACTGAGGCCACTGAATAATCCACTTCCAAGAGAGAAGACTCCTTGTGTTCTGCAAGCCATTAATGCCCTGGAAGAAGATAGTCCTGGCTTTGCTAAACAAGTGGAGAAGATTTTCCAGGAGTCTAAATATAGGCAACAGCAAGCAatgtggaagaaagaaagaataaatgaGACACACTAG